GGAAAAGCGGCTGAAGTTAAGCTATCCCAAATTCCTCTTTCAAATGACACCGTTAGCGACAGAATAGAGGACATGAGCAAAGACATCTTGGCTCAAGTAGTTGCAGATCTGATTTCAAGCCCGGCAAAATTCAGCTTTCAACTCGACGAGACCACAGACGTTTCCAATCTAAGCCAGCTTGCTGTATTTGTGCGCTATGTGAAAGACGACgtgataaaggaagattttttattttgtaaacctCTTACGACAACAACTAAGGCAGCCGATGTGAAGAAACTTGTGGATGACTTCTTCAAAGACAACAATCTTTCGTGGGATATGGTTTCTGCAGTTTGTTCGGACGGAGCTCCAGTCATGCTGGGAAGAAAGTCTGGTTTTGGTGCGCTAGTGAAAGCCGATGCACCACACATCATTGTTACGCATTGTATTCTGCACAGGCAACAAAAACCTTGCCTCCAAAACTGGCCGAAGTATTAGAAATTGTAGTGGAATGCGTGAACTATGTGCGAAATAGTGCTCTGAGGCACCGCATCTTCAGTGAGCTGTGTAAAGAAATGGGCTCTGAATTCGAGGTACTTCTGTACCATTCTAACGTTCGGTGGTTATCCCGGGGACTGGTGCTGAATCGTGTTTTTGCCGTGCGTGTGGAATTAGCCCTGTTTTTGCAAGAGCACCAACATCGTCATGCAGATTTCTTAAAAAATTCTGAGTTCATTCTCATTTTAGCGTACATGGCTGATATCTTCGCAGCTCTCAATCATCTCAATCAACAGATGCAGGGCGGTGGAGTCGAAGCGGAAGAAAACCTGAAGGCTTTTCAAAAAAAGCTATCGTTATGGAAACGACGAACAGAGAACGTTAACTTCGCAAACTTTCCCCTGCTGGACGACTGTGTAAGTAAGATCGAAGATGTATCTGGAATCGGAGACATTTCTGTAcccgcggaactgaagcaagcaaTTGCCACGCACTTAGATGAGCTTGCAAAGTCTCTCGACGGATACTTCCCTACAAGAGAGTCATATCCAGCATGGGTGAGACAGCCGTTCACGTTTAGTGTTGAGACAACAGATGTCAATGATAAATACCTC
This genomic stretch from Rhinoderma darwinii isolate aRhiDar2 chromosome 4, aRhiDar2.hap1, whole genome shotgun sequence harbors:
- the LOC142760498 gene encoding protein FAM200C-like — protein: MSSKKRKWSDEYVQYGFTCIMERDGSQRPNCMICNARLSNSSLAPAKLREHFLKLHGDGQYKNTTLAEFKVKRARFYEKATLPVLGFVPINKPILPASYEVAYLIAKQSKPHTIGETLIKPAVLKMANIMLGKAAEVKLSQIPLSNDTVSDRIEDMSKDILAQVVADLISSPAKFSFQLDETTDVSNLSQLAVFVRYVKDDVIKEDFLFCKPLTTTTKAADVKKLVDDFFKDNNLSWDMVSAATKTLPPKLAEVLEIVVECVNYVRNSALRHRIFSELCKEMGSEFEVLLYHSNVRWLSRGLVLNRVFAVRVELALFLQEHQHRHADFLKNSEFILILAYMADIFAALNHLNQQMQGGGVEAEENLKAFQKKLSLWKRRTENVNFANFPLLDDCVSKIEDVSGIGDISVPAELKQAIATHLDELAKSLDGYFPTRESYPAWVRQPFTFSVETTDVNDKYLDEIIEIQQSQVQQQLFRTTTLSTFWCQQMVTYPVIAKKALEIFIPFVTTYLCEQSFSRMLDIKTKKRNRLCCENDMRVALAKVKPRISELVSERECNHPFKDSLVLVHNRKIFIIVSHPASHILDEAG